In Nocardia sputorum, a single genomic region encodes these proteins:
- a CDS encoding heme ABC transporter ATP-binding protein: MVHEVPGWPVRGDVTVRASGVSVQRRGGGQARRVLDGVDFEAVAGQVVALVGPNGAGKSTLLAVLAGELAPSAGTVELEGRPLAHWTTLDMARRRAVLPQTHTVGFPFTAREVVAMGRAPWVRTERREHDEQQIAAAMAVTDVAHLATRSFPTLSGGERARVALARVLAQDTATLLLDEPTAALDLGHQEAVLGLAAERAAAGAAVVVVLHDLGVAAAYADRVAVLDAGGIAADGPPREVLTTELLTKVYQHPVEVLDHPVTGAQLVLPVRR, translated from the coding sequence ATGGTGCACGAGGTGCCCGGCTGGCCGGTGCGGGGGGATGTGACCGTGCGTGCGTCGGGGGTGAGCGTGCAGCGGCGCGGAGGCGGGCAGGCGCGGCGGGTGCTCGACGGTGTGGATTTCGAGGCGGTCGCGGGGCAGGTCGTGGCGCTCGTCGGGCCCAACGGCGCCGGTAAGTCGACGCTGCTGGCCGTGCTGGCCGGGGAGCTGGCGCCGAGCGCGGGGACGGTGGAACTCGAGGGGCGGCCGTTGGCGCACTGGACGACGTTGGACATGGCCCGGCGGCGGGCGGTGCTGCCGCAGACCCACACCGTCGGGTTCCCGTTCACCGCGCGGGAAGTGGTGGCGATGGGTCGCGCGCCGTGGGTGCGCACCGAACGCCGCGAACACGACGAGCAACAGATCGCCGCCGCGATGGCCGTCACCGACGTCGCGCATCTGGCCACGCGCTCGTTCCCCACCCTGTCCGGCGGTGAACGTGCCCGGGTCGCGTTGGCGCGTGTGCTGGCGCAGGACACCGCCACCCTGCTGCTGGACGAGCCGACCGCCGCCTTGGACCTCGGCCACCAAGAGGCAGTGCTGGGTCTGGCCGCCGAGCGCGCCGCGGCGGGCGCGGCCGTGGTCGTCGTCCTGCACGACCTCGGTGTCGCGGCCGCCTACGCCGATCGGGTGGCCGTCCTGGATGCCGGTGGTATCGCCGCGGACGGGCCGCCCCGGGAAGTGCTGACCACCGAGCTGCTCACGAAGGTCTACCAGCACCCGGTGGAAGTGCTCGACCATCCGGTCACCGGCGCCCAACTGGTGCTGCCTGTCCGCCGCTGA
- a CDS encoding DUF3090 domain-containing protein codes for MSRAIHVFRTPDRFVAGTVGEPGDRAFYLQAVQEPRVVSVLLEKQQVKVLADRMGLLLDEVARRFGAEVPPQAEDVSDNAPLVTPIDAEFRVGTMGLGWDADAGAVVVELLAITETEVDESVVLDDTEEGPDAVRVFLTPIQAREFALRSTRVIAAGRPPCPLCGEPLSARGHMCVRTNGYKRGDIFGAAELEE; via the coding sequence GTGTCACGCGCAATCCATGTATTCCGCACCCCCGATCGTTTCGTCGCCGGGACCGTCGGTGAGCCGGGCGATCGCGCGTTCTATCTGCAGGCGGTGCAGGAGCCGCGCGTGGTCAGCGTGCTGCTGGAAAAGCAGCAGGTCAAGGTGCTCGCCGACCGGATGGGCCTGCTACTGGACGAGGTCGCGCGCCGCTTCGGCGCCGAAGTGCCCCCGCAGGCCGAGGACGTCAGCGACAACGCGCCGCTGGTCACCCCGATCGACGCCGAATTCCGGGTCGGCACCATGGGCCTGGGCTGGGACGCCGACGCGGGCGCGGTGGTGGTGGAACTGCTGGCGATCACCGAGACCGAGGTCGACGAGTCGGTGGTACTCGACGACACCGAGGAGGGCCCCGACGCGGTGCGGGTGTTCCTCACCCCGATCCAGGCCCGCGAATTCGCGTTGCGCTCCACCCGGGTGATCGCGGCGGGCCGCCCGCCGTGCCCGCTGTGCGGTGAGCCGCTCTCCGCGCGCGGGCACATGTGCGTGCGCACCAACGGCTACAAACGCGGTGACATCTTCGGCGCGGCCGAACTAGAGGAGTGA
- a CDS encoding aldo/keto reductase, whose translation MEQRTVGRSGLRVSRMGLATHTWGSHTDAEDAAGQLVAFVEAGGTLVDTSPAYAGGASQRILAELLGDLVSRDELVLSGCAGTAPWGFPDAGVPGAARVTVDTSRRALLRQLDRTLLEFGTDHLDVWNVAVWDPRTPLEEVASTLEQAVRSGRVRYAGVRGFGAWQLASLAAVAPVTAAQTPYSLLARDAEADVVPAAQFHGVGVIASAPLAGGILTGKYRDGVPADSRGADEATAAEIRSGLDDRATRVVDALVTAADGLGTSPLAVALAWIRDRPGIASMIVGARDIGQLTGVLAAETLELPRAIAAALDDVSARAE comes from the coding sequence ATGGAACAGCGGACGGTGGGCCGTAGCGGCCTGCGGGTGTCGCGGATGGGCCTGGCGACCCATACCTGGGGTTCGCACACCGACGCCGAGGACGCCGCGGGGCAGCTGGTGGCGTTCGTCGAGGCGGGCGGCACGCTGGTGGACACCTCCCCCGCCTACGCGGGCGGGGCTTCGCAGCGGATCCTGGCCGAGTTGCTCGGGGATCTGGTCTCGCGCGACGAGCTGGTGCTCAGCGGGTGCGCGGGGACCGCGCCGTGGGGATTTCCCGATGCCGGGGTGCCGGGGGCGGCGCGGGTGACGGTGGACACCTCGCGGCGGGCGCTGCTGCGGCAACTGGATCGCACGCTGCTGGAGTTCGGCACCGATCACCTCGACGTGTGGAATGTCGCGGTGTGGGATCCGCGCACCCCGCTCGAGGAGGTGGCCTCGACGTTGGAGCAGGCGGTGCGGTCGGGGCGGGTGCGGTACGCGGGGGTGCGCGGGTTCGGGGCCTGGCAGCTGGCCAGTCTGGCCGCGGTGGCGCCGGTGACGGCGGCGCAGACACCGTATTCGCTGCTGGCGCGGGACGCGGAGGCCGATGTGGTGCCCGCGGCGCAGTTCCACGGGGTCGGGGTGATCGCCTCGGCGCCGTTGGCGGGCGGCATCCTGACCGGCAAGTACCGCGACGGTGTGCCCGCCGATTCGCGCGGGGCCGACGAGGCGACCGCGGCGGAGATCCGCAGTGGTCTCGATGATCGCGCCACCCGGGTGGTGGATGCGCTGGTGACCGCCGCGGACGGGTTGGGTACCTCGCCGCTGGCGGTGGCGCTGGCCTGGATCCGGGACCGGCCGGGTATCGCGAGCATGATCGTCGGCGCCCGCGACATCGGGCAGCTCACCGGTGTGCTGGCCGCGGAGACGCTGGAGTTGCCGCGGGCGATCGCCGCGGCCCTGGACGACGTCAGTGCACGCGCCGAGTGA
- a CDS encoding undecaprenyl-diphosphate phosphatase: MTWVQALVLGLVQGLTEFLPISSSAHLRIVSSVFFGDDAGASFTAVTQLGTEAAVLVYFAKDIWRIVLAWFAGLRERATARGRQQLPLHDQPTTKLPVLTADHRHLLDEQAQRELDYRIGWYVIIATVPIGVLGFLFKDEIRTGARNLWLVSFMLIFFALVIAAGEHFGRKERPIEQLTTRDGLVMGFAQCLALIPGVSRSGATSTAGLFLGLEREAAVRFSFLLAIPAVTASGLFSLPDAFEPAGEGLNASGPQLLVATVLAFAVGYASVAWLLRFVARHSLYWFVGYRIVLGAILLGLLAGGVVSAT; encoded by the coding sequence ATGACCTGGGTGCAAGCCTTGGTGCTGGGTCTGGTGCAGGGGCTGACGGAGTTCCTGCCGATCTCCTCCTCGGCGCATCTGCGCATCGTGTCGTCGGTCTTCTTCGGCGACGACGCGGGCGCCTCCTTCACCGCGGTCACCCAGCTGGGCACCGAGGCCGCGGTACTGGTCTACTTCGCCAAGGACATCTGGCGGATCGTCTTGGCCTGGTTCGCGGGTCTGCGCGAACGGGCGACCGCGCGCGGTCGCCAACAGCTGCCCCTGCACGATCAGCCCACCACGAAACTTCCGGTCCTCACCGCCGACCACCGGCACCTGCTCGACGAGCAGGCCCAGCGCGAACTCGACTACCGCATCGGCTGGTATGTGATCATCGCCACCGTCCCCATCGGTGTGCTGGGCTTCTTGTTCAAAGACGAGATCCGCACCGGCGCCCGCAATCTGTGGCTGGTGTCGTTCATGCTGATCTTCTTCGCGCTGGTCATCGCCGCCGGTGAGCACTTCGGCCGCAAGGAACGCCCGATCGAGCAACTCACCACCCGCGACGGGCTGGTCATGGGTTTCGCCCAGTGCCTGGCGCTGATCCCCGGCGTCTCCCGCTCGGGCGCGACCTCCACCGCGGGCCTGTTCCTGGGATTGGAACGCGAAGCCGCCGTACGGTTCTCGTTCCTGCTGGCCATCCCCGCCGTGACCGCCTCGGGCCTGTTCAGCCTGCCGGACGCGTTCGAACCCGCCGGTGAGGGACTCAACGCCAGCGGCCCGCAACTGCTGGTGGCCACCGTGCTGGCCTTCGCGGTCGGTTACGCCTCGGTGGCGTGGCTGCTGCGTTTCGTGGCACGGCATTCGCTGTACTGGTTCGTCGGCTACCGCATCGTGCTCGGCGCGATCCTGCTGGGTCTGCTGGCGGGCGGGGTGGTCTCGGCGACATGA
- a CDS encoding FecCD family ABC transporter permease produces the protein MSVSGTRTARPPVPPLPKSRGRSRVLLVFVVAVAGLVALAVASAAIGQVPTTPAEVAGSVLHRIGVDLGPMPAHPAGEVTLWEVRFPRVVLAMLVGAALATAGALLQGVFANPLAEPGVIGVSAGAAVGAGTVIVVGGAFVAAWSVAAAAFVAGLATTLLVYLLARSGGRTEVVTLVLTGVAINAFAGGLIALLLFVASPAARDQIVFWQLGSLNGATWESVGVVAPLSAVGVAAAVLLAPRLDLLALGESAARHLGVDVERLRRNVIVVVAVLATAGVAFTGIILFVGLIVPHLVRMLVGPAHRILIPLSAVVGAVVLLAADVAARSLVDNADLPLGMLTSLIGGPVFFWLLRRTRARSGGWA, from the coding sequence ATGAGTGTTTCGGGGACGCGGACGGCGCGGCCGCCGGTGCCGCCGCTGCCGAAGTCGCGGGGCCGCTCGCGGGTGCTGCTGGTGTTCGTGGTCGCGGTGGCCGGGCTGGTCGCGCTGGCGGTGGCGTCGGCGGCGATCGGGCAGGTGCCGACGACGCCCGCCGAGGTGGCCGGCAGTGTGCTGCATCGGATCGGGGTGGATCTGGGGCCGATGCCCGCGCATCCGGCGGGTGAGGTGACGCTGTGGGAGGTGCGGTTCCCGCGGGTGGTGCTGGCGATGCTGGTCGGTGCGGCGCTGGCGACAGCGGGTGCGTTGTTGCAGGGTGTGTTCGCCAACCCGCTGGCCGAGCCCGGTGTGATCGGGGTGTCGGCGGGGGCGGCGGTGGGTGCGGGCACGGTCATCGTGGTGGGCGGGGCGTTCGTGGCGGCGTGGTCGGTGGCGGCGGCGGCGTTCGTGGCGGGGTTGGCGACCACGTTGCTGGTGTATCTGCTGGCGCGCTCGGGCGGCCGCACCGAGGTCGTCACCCTGGTGTTGACGGGTGTCGCGATCAACGCGTTCGCGGGCGGGTTGATCGCGCTGCTGCTGTTCGTGGCCTCCCCCGCCGCGCGGGATCAGATCGTGTTCTGGCAGCTGGGGTCGCTCAACGGGGCCACGTGGGAGTCGGTGGGTGTGGTGGCGCCGCTGAGCGCGGTCGGTGTCGCCGCGGCGGTGCTGCTGGCGCCGCGACTGGATCTGCTGGCGCTCGGGGAGTCGGCGGCTCGTCATCTCGGCGTGGATGTGGAGCGGTTGCGCCGCAACGTGATCGTGGTGGTGGCGGTGCTGGCCACCGCCGGTGTCGCGTTCACCGGCATCATTCTGTTCGTCGGGCTCATCGTGCCGCACCTGGTGCGGATGCTGGTCGGTCCCGCGCACCGGATCCTGATCCCGCTCAGCGCCGTCGTCGGCGCGGTGGTGCTGCTGGCCGCCGATGTCGCCGCCCGTTCCCTGGTCGACAACGCCGACCTCCCGTTGGGCATGCTGACCTCCCTCATCGGCGGCCCGGTCTTCTTCTGGCTGCTGCGCCGCACCCGAGCCCGCTCCGGGGGCTGGGCGTGA
- a CDS encoding MMPL family transporter has product MHRSGSLRWGRFVHRHRVLVLGFFILFVLVSGWYGRDLAGRLTQEGWFDESSESVAAAELADRTFGRDTDSDLILLYTAPDGATVDDPAVRGPVTRHLAGLLATYPDRIQKIDSYWDSPFSAQATDATHTHAFASVGLRGSGTATVENYLAIKDHLGAGRAGGGPGGTTVQLAGLQPIVEGINTGMQRDIKRAEMIALPLVAILLYFVFGGVVGALLPVLIGGMTILGTQGGLRALTDHIEVNVFASAVMTLVSLGLAIDYGLFTVTRFREELAAGRTVEEATARTVATAGRTVLFSAAIIALSLGALFIFPNGVLRSVPLGGISSVLLAALLSVTALPAALSIIGRRIDFLGWKRFSRTRTEAQIDAGFFSRLALWAMRRPWAVAVPIVLALLALSIPMRHIEFGGLSERYLSDDNPARVAQERFDALFPSFRTEPLKLVVLGADPQQLGDIRYAANQVPGLTGRFEPAAPTKDGLNVLAAGLTDKRDADRVIAALRAIPEPPGVQVMVAGVPALERDSINGLLDGLPVLLAILVAAALALMYAAFRSLILAVKAVAMSALSLVSTLGVLTWVFVEGHGAGIFHFTPGPLMFAVLALIVTVVFGLSTDYEVFLLSRVSEARAAGADAPEAIRYGIAHTGGVITSAAAILIVVTGAFGFSDLVLMKYIAYGMIAALILDATVIRMLLTPAVLKLIWR; this is encoded by the coding sequence ATGCACCGTTCCGGATCACTGCGGTGGGGGCGGTTCGTGCACCGCCACCGCGTCCTCGTGCTCGGCTTCTTCATCCTGTTCGTGCTGGTCTCCGGCTGGTACGGCCGCGACCTGGCCGGACGGCTGACCCAGGAGGGCTGGTTCGACGAGAGCAGCGAATCGGTGGCCGCCGCCGAACTGGCCGACCGCACCTTCGGCCGCGACACCGACAGCGACCTGATCCTGCTCTACACCGCCCCCGACGGCGCCACCGTCGACGACCCGGCCGTCCGCGGCCCGGTCACCCGGCACCTGGCCGGGCTGCTGGCCACCTATCCCGATCGCATCCAGAAGATCGACAGCTACTGGGACAGCCCGTTCTCCGCCCAGGCCACCGACGCCACCCACACCCATGCCTTCGCCAGCGTCGGGTTGCGCGGCTCGGGCACCGCGACGGTGGAGAACTACCTGGCGATCAAGGATCACCTCGGCGCCGGGCGCGCCGGCGGCGGCCCGGGCGGCACGACGGTGCAGCTGGCGGGGTTGCAGCCGATCGTGGAAGGCATCAACACCGGCATGCAGCGCGACATCAAGCGCGCGGAGATGATCGCGCTGCCGCTGGTGGCGATCCTGCTGTATTTCGTGTTCGGCGGCGTCGTCGGGGCGCTGCTGCCGGTGCTCATCGGCGGCATGACGATCCTGGGCACCCAGGGCGGACTGCGGGCGCTGACCGACCACATCGAGGTCAACGTGTTCGCCAGCGCCGTGATGACCTTGGTCAGCCTGGGCCTGGCGATCGACTACGGCCTGTTCACCGTCACCCGTTTCCGGGAGGAACTCGCCGCCGGACGCACCGTCGAGGAAGCCACCGCCCGCACCGTCGCCACCGCCGGGCGCACCGTGCTGTTCTCCGCGGCCATCATCGCCCTCAGCCTCGGCGCGCTGTTCATCTTCCCCAACGGCGTGCTGCGCTCGGTGCCGCTGGGCGGCATCAGCTCGGTGCTGCTGGCCGCGCTGCTGTCGGTCACCGCGCTGCCCGCGGCATTGAGCATCATCGGACGCCGCATCGACTTCCTGGGCTGGAAACGGTTCTCCCGCACCAGAACCGAAGCGCAGATCGACGCCGGATTCTTCTCCCGCCTCGCACTGTGGGCGATGCGCCGCCCCTGGGCGGTCGCGGTGCCGATCGTGCTGGCCCTGCTGGCCCTGAGCATCCCGATGCGCCACATCGAATTCGGCGGCCTGAGCGAACGCTACCTGTCCGACGACAACCCGGCGCGGGTGGCGCAGGAACGTTTCGACGCCCTGTTCCCCAGCTTCCGCACCGAACCGCTGAAACTGGTGGTCCTCGGCGCCGACCCGCAGCAGCTCGGCGACATCCGCTACGCCGCCAACCAGGTCCCCGGCCTGACCGGACGTTTCGAACCCGCCGCACCCACCAAAGACGGCCTCAACGTGCTCGCCGCCGGGCTCACCGACAAACGCGACGCCGACCGGGTGATCGCCGCGCTGCGCGCCATCCCCGAACCGCCCGGCGTGCAGGTGATGGTCGCCGGGGTGCCCGCCCTGGAACGCGACAGCATCAACGGACTGCTCGACGGCCTGCCCGTGCTGCTGGCCATCCTCGTCGCCGCGGCGCTGGCATTGATGTACGCGGCGTTCCGCTCTCTGATACTGGCAGTGAAGGCGGTGGCGATGAGCGCGCTCAGCCTCGTGTCCACCCTCGGCGTGCTGACCTGGGTGTTCGTCGAGGGCCACGGCGCGGGGATCTTCCACTTCACGCCGGGACCACTGATGTTCGCGGTGCTGGCGCTGATCGTGACGGTGGTGTTCGGGCTGTCCACCGACTACGAGGTCTTCCTGCTGTCACGCGTGTCCGAAGCGCGCGCCGCCGGCGCGGACGCGCCCGAGGCCATCCGCTACGGCATCGCCCACACCGGCGGCGTGATCACCTCCGCCGCCGCGATCCTCATCGTGGTCACCGGCGCGTTCGGCTTCTCCGATCTGGTGCTGATGAAATACATCGCCTACGGCATGATCGCCGCGCTGATCCTCGACGCGACCGTGATCCGCATGCTGCTGACCCCCGCGGTACTGAAACTGATCTGGCGGTAG
- a CDS encoding histidine phosphatase family protein: MTVILLRHGVSTSNTARTLAGRSTGVELTERGEEQARTVAERLAGLPIERIVHSPLLRCQRTVAPLAEKFGLEPVFDDRLLEVDYGAWTGRPIAELLEEPLWKVVQRHASGAVFPGGEGLAQVQARAVAAIREHDRALAEQHGRDALWVACTHGDVIKSVLADALGIHLDGFQRIVVEPASISVVRYTPTAPYVWRLNDTGADLSALAASGGQPRAAGSASPEPETSGPVPGGELGNTGSADNGNAERRDSL, translated from the coding sequence ATGACGGTGATCCTGTTGCGGCACGGTGTGTCGACCTCGAACACCGCCCGCACCCTGGCCGGTCGCAGCACCGGCGTCGAGCTCACCGAGCGCGGCGAGGAGCAGGCGAGGACCGTGGCCGAACGACTGGCCGGGCTGCCCATCGAACGCATCGTGCACTCCCCGCTGCTGCGCTGCCAGCGCACGGTCGCGCCGCTGGCGGAAAAGTTCGGGCTGGAACCGGTATTCGACGACCGGCTGCTCGAGGTGGATTACGGCGCGTGGACCGGCCGCCCCATCGCCGAACTACTGGAGGAACCGCTGTGGAAGGTCGTGCAGCGGCACGCCTCCGGCGCGGTGTTCCCCGGCGGTGAGGGCCTGGCGCAGGTGCAGGCGCGCGCGGTCGCCGCGATCCGCGAGCACGACCGCGCCCTCGCCGAACAGCACGGCCGCGACGCGCTGTGGGTGGCGTGCACCCACGGCGACGTGATCAAGTCGGTGCTGGCCGACGCGCTGGGCATCCACCTCGACGGCTTCCAGCGCATCGTCGTCGAGCCCGCCTCGATCAGCGTCGTGCGCTACACCCCGACCGCACCGTACGTCTGGCGACTCAACGACACCGGCGCCGACCTGTCGGCCCTCGCCGCGTCCGGCGGGCAACCCCGCGCGGCCGGGTCGGCGTCGCCGGAACCCGAAACCTCCGGACCAGTCCCCGGTGGCGAACTCGGCAATACCGGGAGTGCGGATAATGGGAATGCGGAGCGCCGAGATTCCTTGTAG
- a CDS encoding quinone-dependent dihydroorotate dehydrogenase, whose product MYALLLRLMFLVAPERIHHLVFAVMRFAAWFAPLRWTMSKLLVTRDPILRAEAFGVEFPAPLGLAAGFDKNADGVDAWAPLGFGFAEIGTVTAQPQPGNPAPRLFRLPADRALINRMGFNNHGAAAAAERLRARRGGVPIGANIGKTKIVEPQGAAADYAVSAALLGPLADFVVVNVSSPNTPGLRDLQAVESLRPLLRAVLDSVRVPVLVKIAPDLSDEDIDAVADLAVELGLAGIVATNTTIRRDGLRTDPEEVAAMGAGGLSGPPVADRSLEVLRRLYRRVGDRLVLISVGGIETVDQAWERVLAGATLLQGYTGFIYGGPFWMRRIHRGLAQRLRAGGYRSLGEAVGAEHTAHA is encoded by the coding sequence ATGTACGCCCTGCTACTCCGACTGATGTTCCTGGTCGCGCCGGAACGCATCCATCATCTCGTCTTCGCCGTCATGCGGTTCGCCGCCTGGTTCGCGCCGCTGCGCTGGACGATGAGCAAACTCCTCGTCACCCGGGATCCGATCCTGCGCGCCGAGGCGTTCGGGGTCGAGTTCCCCGCGCCGCTGGGCCTGGCCGCCGGTTTCGACAAGAACGCCGACGGCGTCGACGCCTGGGCGCCGCTGGGGTTCGGTTTCGCCGAGATCGGCACCGTGACCGCGCAACCGCAGCCGGGCAATCCCGCACCGCGGCTGTTCCGGCTGCCCGCCGACCGCGCCCTGATCAACCGGATGGGTTTCAACAATCACGGCGCGGCCGCGGCCGCCGAACGGCTGCGCGCGCGTCGCGGCGGAGTGCCGATCGGCGCGAACATCGGCAAGACCAAGATCGTCGAGCCGCAGGGCGCGGCCGCGGACTACGCCGTCAGTGCCGCCCTGCTGGGCCCGCTGGCCGATTTCGTGGTGGTCAACGTCAGCTCCCCCAACACGCCGGGGCTGCGGGATCTGCAAGCGGTGGAGTCGCTGCGCCCGCTGCTGCGGGCGGTACTGGACAGTGTGCGGGTGCCGGTGCTGGTGAAGATCGCTCCGGATCTGTCCGACGAGGACATCGACGCGGTCGCCGATCTGGCCGTGGAACTCGGGTTGGCGGGCATCGTGGCCACCAACACCACCATCCGCCGCGACGGTCTGCGCACCGATCCGGAGGAGGTGGCCGCCATGGGCGCGGGCGGGTTGTCCGGCCCGCCGGTCGCCGACCGTTCACTCGAGGTGTTGCGGCGGCTGTACCGGCGGGTGGGTGATCGGCTGGTGCTGATCTCGGTCGGCGGCATCGAGACCGTGGACCAGGCGTGGGAACGCGTTCTCGCCGGGGCGACGCTGTTGCAGGGCTACACCGGTTTCATCTACGGCGGCCCGTTCTGGATGCGCCGCATCCATCGAGGCCTGGCGCAGCGGTTGCGCGCCGGGGGGTATCGCAGCCTCGGTGAGGCCGTCGGCGCGGAGCACACAGCGCACGCCTGA
- a CDS encoding DUF5703 family protein, translating into MARTPRAGEDSAAAADPAAHRGRGRALPAGWETTSDDYEYVPLRLPPDVTRVTASMRLAIQAEFGGWELSRVRAYTDGSRRVLLRRRKSALLPQPEPGM; encoded by the coding sequence ATGGCTCGGACACCACGCGCGGGCGAGGATTCCGCGGCAGCTGCCGATCCGGCAGCACACCGGGGGCGCGGGCGCGCACTGCCCGCGGGCTGGGAGACCACCAGCGACGACTACGAATACGTGCCGCTGCGGCTGCCGCCGGATGTCACGCGGGTGACCGCGTCCATGCGGCTGGCCATCCAGGCCGAGTTCGGCGGCTGGGAACTCTCGCGGGTGCGCGCCTACACCGACGGCAGCAGGCGGGTGCTGCTGCGGCGGCGAAAATCCGCCCTACTACCCCAGCCCGAACCCGGAATGTGA
- a CDS encoding YncE family protein, whose protein sequence is MRPRGSLVSAFAGVAVLVLLAGCSSGAGGPDLPTREPATAAVAPAVSTTPAGRVLPAGPVAELAADSAGGLLAALDGATLTVVDPDAAQPVVRTVTLPERARGLSAGRPGEMLAAAPGRVLRVELSSGAVGAVAVDGEVRSVLARADGGLLVGTADGRVLDVAADGAVTATVSGLVSADELAEAGGEVTVLDRHQTAIFELDPGERRPGLALRAGDGATRLIGDTRGRFVVTDTAGGELLVYTAGPLVLRQRFPVGSSPYALAYDQRSDTVWVTCTQRNEVVGFDLSTGIPKEVGRYATVRQPNSVAVEQRTGDLFVGSATGDGLQRIGAEDRKRGH, encoded by the coding sequence ATGCGCCCTCGCGGCTCGCTCGTCTCGGCATTCGCGGGTGTGGCGGTGCTGGTGCTGCTGGCGGGATGCTCCTCCGGCGCCGGCGGTCCCGACCTGCCGACCAGGGAGCCGGCCACCGCGGCGGTCGCGCCGGCGGTGTCGACGACGCCGGCCGGGCGCGTGCTGCCCGCCGGTCCGGTCGCCGAGCTGGCCGCTGATTCCGCCGGCGGGTTGCTGGCCGCTCTGGACGGGGCCACCCTCACCGTCGTCGACCCGGACGCGGCCCAGCCGGTGGTGCGGACGGTGACGTTGCCCGAGCGCGCGCGCGGTCTGAGCGCGGGCAGGCCGGGTGAGATGCTGGCGGCCGCGCCGGGGCGGGTGCTGCGGGTGGAACTGTCCTCCGGCGCGGTCGGTGCGGTGGCCGTGGACGGCGAGGTGCGGTCGGTGCTGGCCCGCGCCGACGGCGGGCTGCTGGTCGGCACCGCCGACGGCCGGGTGCTGGATGTGGCGGCCGATGGTGCGGTCACCGCCACGGTGTCGGGGCTGGTGTCGGCCGACGAGCTGGCCGAAGCCGGCGGCGAGGTGACCGTGCTGGACCGGCATCAGACCGCGATCTTCGAGCTCGACCCGGGCGAGCGGCGGCCGGGATTGGCGTTGCGGGCCGGTGACGGGGCCACACGCCTGATCGGCGACACGCGCGGCCGGTTCGTGGTCACCGACACCGCGGGCGGTGAACTGCTGGTCTACACCGCGGGACCGCTCGTGTTGCGCCAGCGTTTCCCGGTAGGATCTTCGCCTTACGCACTCGCCTACGATCAGCGGTCCGACACCGTGTGGGTGACGTGTACGCAGCGCAACGAAGTCGTCGGATTCGACCTGTCGACTGGTATACCGAAGGAAGTGGGCCGCTACGCCACCGTCCGGCAACCGAACTCGGTGGCCGTCGAGCAACGCACCGGTGATCTGTTCGTGGGGTCCGCGACCGGCGACGGTCTGCAACGGATCGGTGCGGAGGATCGGAAGAGAGGGCACTGA
- a CDS encoding heme/hemin ABC transporter substrate-binding protein: MSTAATGGGRGNGVRAGWWRAVAALFAVGLLAATVACGADAGSSHGGHGPTTATLTDLDPVPIGPEPTPALPVTVRSFDGAQVTVTDASRIIAVDRYGTLAQIVYALGLGPKLVGRSTSAAFPAVRDVPNVAGGNGSLNVESVLAMRPSVFLTDTTSAAPAVREQLRAAGVTVVYFDPERTMDGVVPQIEAVAGALGVPERGQALGQRTRDEIAAASAAVPVQDPQLTIAFLYLRSTAITMLAGPGSGADALIAALRARDAGTVAGLTEPFTAITSEAMIGAAPDVLLVMSDGLKSVGGVEGLQKVPGIAQTPAGRDRRVVDMSDAVLLSFGPNTGRVIAALSAAVYGTGHA; encoded by the coding sequence ATGAGCACTGCAGCGACCGGGGGTGGGCGTGGGAACGGAGTCCGAGCCGGGTGGTGGCGTGCCGTCGCGGCGTTGTTCGCGGTGGGTCTGCTGGCGGCGACGGTCGCGTGTGGCGCCGACGCCGGGTCCTCGCACGGCGGGCACGGGCCGACGACGGCGACGCTGACCGATCTGGATCCGGTGCCCATCGGGCCGGAGCCCACCCCGGCGCTGCCGGTGACGGTGCGCTCGTTCGACGGCGCGCAGGTCACCGTCACCGACGCCTCGCGCATCATCGCCGTGGACCGCTACGGCACCCTCGCCCAGATCGTGTACGCGCTGGGGCTGGGGCCCAAGCTGGTGGGGCGCAGCACCTCGGCGGCGTTTCCCGCGGTGCGGGACGTGCCGAACGTGGCCGGGGGCAACGGGTCACTGAATGTGGAGTCGGTGCTGGCGATGCGGCCGTCGGTGTTCCTCACCGACACCACCAGCGCCGCGCCCGCGGTGCGCGAGCAGTTGCGCGCGGCCGGGGTGACGGTGGTGTATTTCGATCCCGAGCGCACCATGGATGGTGTGGTGCCGCAGATCGAGGCGGTGGCGGGCGCGTTGGGGGTGCCGGAGCGGGGGCAGGCGCTGGGGCAGCGCACCCGCGACGAGATCGCCGCCGCCAGTGCCGCGGTGCCCGTCCAGGATCCGCAGCTGACCATCGCGTTCCTGTATCTGCGGTCCACCGCGATCACGATGCTGGCCGGGCCGGGGTCGGGGGCGGATGCGTTGATCGCGGCGTTGCGTGCGCGGGACGCGGGCACCGTCGCGGGATTGACAGAGCCGTTCACCGCGATCACCAGTGAGGCCATGATCGGTGCGGCGCCGGATGTGCTGCTGGTGATGTCGGACGGGTTGAAGTCCGTCGGCGGTGTGGAGGGTTTGCAGAAGGTGCCCGGGATCGCGCAGACCCCGGCGGGGCGCGACCGGCGGGTGGTGGACATGTCGGATGCGGTGCTGCTGAGTTTCGGGCCCAACACCGGCCGGGTGATCGCGGCGTTGAGTGCGGCGGTGTACGGCACCGGTCACGCATGA